One part of the Paracoccus sp. MBLB3053 genome encodes these proteins:
- the lgt gene encoding prolipoprotein diacylglyceryl transferase — MIPFPDISPEIFTIDLFGMSLSLRWYALAYLVGLVVGWRILVWLMRRPAVWGDRAPMRPEQAEELLSWVVLGVVLGGRLGFVLFYEPAYYLANPGQILQLWHGGMSFHGGFLGVVVVAWLYCRRHAIPPLRLADALSVAAPIGLGLGRVANFINAELWGRPTDLPWGVIFPGEAAQFCPGVTGICARHPSQLYEAALEGVLLALVLFGVVRRGGLRRPGLALGIFVMGYGISRFIVEFFRQADAQFITPDNPLGHVVGGPLLGLSMGQVLSLPMIMIGLVFLLRARSRPPVSRATA; from the coding sequence ATGATCCCCTTTCCCGACATTTCCCCCGAAATCTTCACCATCGATCTTTTCGGCATGTCGCTTTCGCTGCGCTGGTACGCGCTTGCCTATCTCGTGGGACTGGTCGTCGGCTGGCGGATCCTGGTCTGGCTCATGCGACGGCCCGCGGTCTGGGGCGACCGCGCCCCGATGCGCCCTGAGCAGGCCGAGGAACTGCTGAGCTGGGTGGTTCTTGGTGTGGTCCTGGGCGGGCGCCTGGGCTTCGTGCTGTTTTACGAACCGGCCTATTACCTCGCCAATCCAGGCCAGATCCTGCAACTTTGGCACGGCGGGATGTCATTCCATGGCGGCTTCCTGGGCGTGGTCGTGGTTGCCTGGCTCTACTGTAGGCGTCACGCCATCCCGCCGCTACGCCTTGCCGACGCGCTTTCCGTCGCCGCCCCGATCGGGCTGGGGCTGGGGCGCGTCGCCAATTTCATCAATGCCGAATTGTGGGGCCGCCCGACAGATCTCCCCTGGGGCGTGATCTTTCCGGGCGAGGCCGCGCAATTTTGCCCCGGCGTAACCGGGATCTGTGCCCGCCACCCGAGCCAGCTTTACGAAGCGGCACTGGAAGGCGTTCTTCTGGCCCTTGTCCTGTTCGGGGTCGTGCGCCGCGGCGGGCTACGCCGTCCGGGGCTGGCGCTGGGTATCTTCGTCATGGGCTACGGCATCTCGCGCTTCATCGTCGAGTTCTTTCGTCAGGCCGACGCACAGTTCATCACCCCCGACAATCCGTTGGGTCACGTCGTCGGGGGGCCTTTGCTGGGGCTCAGCATGGGGCAGGTTCTGTCGCTGCCGATGATCATGATCGGTCTTGTCTTCTTGCTGCGCGCAAGATCGCGTCCGCCGGTGTCGCGGGCGACGGCATGA
- the kduI gene encoding 5-dehydro-4-deoxy-D-glucuronate isomerase produces the protein MLTVETRQAVHPEHAKAMNTAELRRHFLASDMFREGEIRLIYTHYDRFVMGGAVPAGASLVLDQVAETKTPSFLDRREMGIVNVGDTGTVEAGGESWTLERGDVLYLGMGAGAVTFSGQGRFYITSCPAHHAYPSKLVRLADSKEVKLGAAETSNKRTINQFIHPLVMESCQLILGYTTLEDGSVWNTIPSHIHDRRMEAYLYFGMEPQSRVLHLMGEPQETRHLFIGNEQGAISPPWSIHSGAGIGSYTFIWAMAGDNVDYTDMDFIQPEDLR, from the coding sequence ATGCTCACCGTCGAAACCCGCCAAGCCGTCCACCCCGAACATGCCAAGGCCATGAACACGGCCGAACTGCGTCGCCATTTCCTGGCCTCGGACATGTTCCGTGAGGGCGAGATCCGCTTGATTTATACCCATTACGACCGCTTCGTGATGGGTGGCGCTGTGCCCGCGGGCGCGAGCCTCGTGCTGGACCAGGTTGCCGAAACCAAGACCCCTTCCTTCCTTGATCGTCGCGAGATGGGCATTGTCAATGTCGGCGATACCGGGACCGTCGAGGCGGGCGGCGAAAGCTGGACGCTTGAGAGGGGCGACGTCTTGTACCTTGGCATGGGCGCAGGCGCGGTGACGTTTTCGGGGCAGGGGCGTTTCTACATCACGTCTTGCCCTGCTCATCACGCCTATCCCAGCAAGCTGGTGCGCCTAGCGGATAGCAAGGAGGTCAAGCTGGGTGCGGCCGAAACCTCGAACAAGCGCACGATCAACCAGTTCATTCACCCGCTGGTCATGGAAAGCTGCCAGTTGATTCTGGGCTATACCACGCTTGAAGATGGCTCGGTCTGGAACACGATCCCCAGCCATATTCACGATCGCCGCATGGAGGCCTATCTGTATTTCGGCATGGAGCCGCAATCGCGCGTGCTGCATCTGATGGGCGAACCGCAGGAAACCCGGCATCTGTTCATCGGCAACGAGCAGGGCGCCATCTCGCCACCCTGGTCGATCCATTCGGGCGCCGGCATCGGTTCTTACACGTTCATCTGGGCCATGGCGGGCGACAATGTCGATTATACCGACATGGACTTCATCCAGCCGGAGGATCTGCGTTGA
- the kdgD gene encoding 5-dehydro-4-deoxyglucarate dehydratase: protein MTPEQLKSALGSGLLSFPVTHFDAEGEFAGDSYRAHVEWLAGYDAPVLFAAGGTGEFFSLAPSEIPEIVGAAKEVAGKTAIVSGCGYGTEMAIDIAKSVEKVGADGILLLPHYLIDAPQEGLFSHVKKICQSVEFGVMVYNRDNAVLQADTLARLCDECPNLIGFKDGTGDIGLVRQITAKMGDRLMYLGGMPTAELFAEAYLGAGFTTYSSAVFNFVPGLANEFYKSLRAGDRANCERILNEFFYPFMAIRNRAKGYAVSAIKAGVRLQGFDAGPVRSPLKDLDAVEMEMMAALIEPYQRKAAA, encoded by the coding sequence ATGACGCCCGAACAGCTCAAGTCCGCACTCGGCTCCGGCCTTCTGTCCTTCCCGGTGACGCATTTTGATGCCGAGGGAGAATTTGCGGGCGACAGCTATCGCGCTCATGTCGAATGGCTCGCCGGATATGACGCTCCGGTTCTTTTCGCAGCTGGCGGCACGGGTGAGTTCTTCTCGCTCGCGCCGTCCGAAATCCCCGAGATCGTCGGCGCCGCCAAAGAGGTTGCCGGCAAGACCGCCATTGTGTCGGGCTGCGGCTATGGCACCGAAATGGCGATCGACATTGCCAAATCGGTTGAAAAAGTCGGTGCTGACGGCATCCTGCTGCTGCCTCACTACCTGATCGACGCGCCGCAAGAAGGTCTTTTCTCCCATGTGAAGAAGATCTGCCAGTCAGTCGAATTCGGTGTCATGGTCTACAACCGCGACAACGCCGTGCTGCAGGCCGATACTCTGGCTCGCCTCTGCGATGAATGCCCGAACCTGATCGGTTTCAAGGACGGCACCGGCGATATCGGGCTGGTTCGCCAGATCACCGCCAAGATGGGCGACCGTCTGATGTATCTGGGCGGCATGCCGACGGCAGAGCTGTTTGCCGAAGCCTATCTGGGTGCTGGTTTCACGACTTACAGCTCGGCCGTGTTCAACTTCGTGCCGGGCCTTGCGAACGAGTTCTACAAATCCCTTCGCGCTGGCGATCGCGCGAATTGCGAGCGCATCCTGAACGAATTCTTCTATCCGTTCATGGCGATCCGCAACCGCGCCAAAGGCTATGCCGTTTCGGCCATCAAGGCAGGCGTGCGGCTGCAGGGCTTTGATGCCGGTCCGGTCCGCTCGCCGCTGAAGGATCTGGACGCGGTCGAAATGGAGATGATGGCCGCCCTGATCGAGCCCTATCAGCGCAAGGCCGCCGCCTGA
- a CDS encoding accessory factor UbiK family protein produces MTANNRFFDDLSKLMTNAMGVAQGAKDEAQTAFNNWLDRWLADRDFVTREEFEAVREMAIKARAENAELRAKIEALEAKS; encoded by the coding sequence ATGACCGCCAACAACCGTTTCTTCGACGATCTCTCGAAATTGATGACCAATGCCATGGGCGTGGCTCAGGGCGCTAAGGACGAGGCACAGACCGCGTTTAACAACTGGCTCGACCGCTGGCTGGCCGATCGCGACTTCGTGACCCGCGAGGAATTCGAAGCGGTACGCGAGATGGCGATCAAGGCCCGTGCCGAGAACGCCGAACTGCGCGCCAAGATCGAAGCGCTTGAAGCCAAGTCCTAA
- a CDS encoding NAD-dependent epimerase/dehydratase family protein has protein sequence MLKRLLITGAAGGLGRALTPHLRGIAETLRLADIAPIPDALPEDEIVQCDLGDAAAVDAMVAGCDGILHLGGVSVETPFAPILQANILGLYNLYEAARAHGQPRIIFASSNHTVGFYDQTDRLSADCTFRPDSLYGVSKIFGEALARMYFEKFGQESALVRIGSCTPEPENHRMLGSWFSQGDFLSLIGTVFAAPGLGCTIIWGASANDAGWWDNSHLDWLGWQAQDNAEDFRAKIEATVPRPPADAPIMKYQGGVFTQFPIYKDGEQ, from the coding sequence ATGCTGAAAAGACTTCTGATCACGGGTGCAGCCGGCGGGCTTGGTCGGGCTTTGACCCCACATCTGCGCGGCATCGCCGAAACCCTGCGCCTTGCCGATATCGCGCCGATCCCCGACGCACTCCCCGAGGATGAGATCGTGCAATGCGATCTGGGCGACGCCGCGGCGGTCGATGCCATGGTCGCTGGTTGCGACGGCATCCTGCATCTTGGAGGTGTTTCTGTCGAAACCCCCTTCGCGCCGATCCTGCAGGCCAATATCCTGGGCCTCTACAATCTCTACGAGGCCGCGCGCGCGCATGGCCAGCCGCGTATCATCTTTGCCAGTTCGAACCATACCGTTGGCTTTTACGATCAGACCGATCGCCTGTCCGCTGACTGCACCTTCCGGCCAGACAGCCTTTACGGGGTCTCGAAAATCTTCGGCGAGGCCCTTGCCCGGATGTATTTCGAGAAGTTCGGCCAGGAATCCGCGCTGGTCCGCATCGGCTCCTGCACGCCCGAGCCGGAAAACCATCGCATGCTGGGCAGTTGGTTCTCGCAAGGCGATTTCCTTTCGCTGATCGGCACTGTCTTCGCCGCACCAGGGCTGGGCTGCACCATCATCTGGGGGGCTTCGGCCAATGACGCCGGGTGGTGGGACAATTCGCACCTCGACTGGCTGGGCTGGCAGGCGCAGGACAATGCCGAAGACTTCCGTGCAAAGATCGAAGCGACTGTCCCGCGACCTCCGGCGGATGCCCCGATCATGAAATACCAGGGCGGCGTCTTCACCCAGTTCCCGATCTACAAGGATGGCGAGCAATGA
- a CDS encoding FadR/GntR family transcriptional regulator, with the protein MKEDGNTPAGATLVVTVRDALRRQIQSGEYKPGDRLPSESRLTQDFGVSRTVVREAIAALRADGIVEPKQGAGVFVLPAAETSLPFREVDTARVSSIIEILELRTALEGDAAALAALRHSPAQEEAIIEAYHRLTELSRAGEPTSEADFAFHLAIAQATNNPRFSEILQLIGIAMIPRRMLAKEAEVAAAPDYSRMLEQEHGAILAAIQNADPEAAAQAMRQHLKNSQTRYRQQLRDARPTP; encoded by the coding sequence ATGAAAGAAGATGGAAACACGCCAGCAGGGGCCACCCTTGTCGTCACGGTGCGCGATGCCTTGCGTCGGCAGATCCAGTCGGGCGAATACAAGCCCGGCGACCGACTGCCCTCGGAATCGCGGCTGACCCAGGATTTCGGGGTCAGTCGCACCGTCGTTCGCGAGGCAATCGCCGCGCTGCGCGCCGATGGAATCGTCGAGCCGAAGCAGGGCGCAGGGGTCTTCGTCCTGCCTGCGGCCGAAACCAGCCTGCCGTTTCGTGAAGTCGACACGGCCCGCGTTTCCTCGATCATCGAAATCCTTGAATTGCGCACCGCGCTTGAGGGAGATGCCGCGGCACTTGCCGCCCTGCGTCATTCACCCGCCCAGGAAGAGGCCATCATCGAGGCCTATCACCGCCTCACCGAACTTTCGCGGGCCGGCGAGCCGACCTCCGAGGCGGATTTCGCCTTTCATCTCGCGATCGCGCAAGCCACAAACAACCCCCGTTTCAGCGAGATTCTGCAGCTGATCGGGATTGCCATGATTCCGCGCCGAATGCTGGCCAAGGAAGCAGAGGTCGCCGCCGCGCCAGATTACAGCCGGATGCTGGAACAGGAACACGGTGCGATCCTTGCTGCAATCCAGAATGCGGATCCCGAAGCGGCCGCACAGGCGATGCGGCAGCATCTGAAGAACAGCCAGACCCGCTATCGGCAGCAATTGCGCGACGCCCGCCCGACCCCCTGA
- a CDS encoding class I SAM-dependent methyltransferase — MTPLARLIASRIRLSGPMRLDEYMDICLLHPEHGYYATRDPFGAAGDFTTAPEISQMFGEMIGLALAQAWMDQGAPSPFTLAEIGPGRGTLMADILRTIRIVPGMSEAARVVLIEASAHLRRVQQDRLGPVTHLDHVAQLPKGPLFLVANEFFDALPIRQFQRMDQGWAERIVALDPDGMLTLGLAAPEPGPDAPVGTIREACPAAGPIASEIARRISEEGGCAILIDYGNWDGNGDSFQALRLHKPENPLENPGEADLTAHVDFLPIALAGRAAGSRVSRMVTQGEWLSRLGIAARAERLAAAGDSGAKAALHRLTAPGEMGQLFKVLAFWAPNAADPPGFEPLEPDANDA; from the coding sequence ATGACACCACTTGCACGCCTGATCGCCTCGCGCATCCGGCTCTCCGGTCCGATGCGGCTGGATGAATACATGGATATCTGCCTGCTCCATCCCGAGCATGGCTACTACGCCACGCGCGATCCGTTTGGCGCGGCGGGGGATTTCACGACGGCCCCCGAGATCAGCCAGATGTTCGGTGAAATGATCGGGCTGGCCCTGGCTCAGGCCTGGATGGATCAGGGCGCGCCCAGCCCATTCACCCTTGCTGAGATCGGTCCGGGGCGTGGGACGCTTATGGCCGACATCCTGCGCACGATCCGCATCGTGCCGGGCATGTCCGAGGCGGCTCGCGTGGTGCTGATCGAGGCCTCGGCCCATCTGCGCAGGGTCCAGCAGGACAGGCTGGGTCCTGTCACGCATCTCGATCATGTCGCGCAACTGCCTAAGGGACCGCTTTTTCTGGTCGCGAATGAATTCTTCGATGCGCTTCCGATTCGCCAGTTTCAGCGGATGGATCAAGGCTGGGCCGAGCGGATCGTGGCGCTGGATCCCGATGGAATGCTGACCCTTGGGCTTGCCGCACCCGAGCCCGGGCCCGACGCGCCTGTAGGCACGATCCGGGAAGCCTGTCCTGCCGCCGGTCCCATTGCATCCGAGATTGCGCGGCGGATCTCCGAAGAGGGTGGCTGCGCCATTCTGATCGACTATGGCAATTGGGACGGAAACGGCGACAGCTTCCAGGCGCTGCGCCTGCACAAACCGGAAAATCCGCTGGAAAACCCGGGCGAAGCAGACCTGACCGCCCATGTCGACTTCCTGCCGATTGCCTTGGCGGGAAGGGCGGCCGGGTCTCGCGTCTCGCGGATGGTTACGCAAGGCGAATGGCTTTCGCGGCTGGGAATCGCCGCCCGAGCCGAACGTCTGGCGGCTGCCGGCGACAGTGGTGCAAAAGCCGCGCTTCATCGCTTGACCGCACCGGGTGAAATGGGTCAGCTATTCAAAGTTCTGGCATTCTGGGCGCCAAATGCCGCCGATCCGCCCGGTTTCGAACCCTTGGAGCCTGATGCAAACGACGCTTGA
- a CDS encoding aldehyde dehydrogenase (NADP(+)), with the protein MTFTPHGKHLIAGEWVATEQSFQSEPATGPAHSFSVGTVELVNRACEAAEDAFWSYGYSSREERAAFLDAIADEIEARAEAITQIGSQETGLPEARLQGERGRTTGQLRLFAEHIRKGEYLDRRFDAALPDRKPAPRPEIRLVERPIGPVAVFGASNFPLAFSTAGGDTAAALAAGCPVVVKGHSAHPGTGEIVAESVAAAIAKCGVHPGVFSLIQGGRRDVGTALVQHPRIKAVGFTGSLAGGRALFDLCAQRPEPIPFFGELGSVNPMFLLPEAMSARADELGAGWAGSLTMGAGQFCTNPGISVVIDGPDADRYTAAARAGLEKVGPQTMLTDGIAKAYRDGKERFETRNSVTPVYATDSADRQANPNLYETTAEAYLQDHALGEEVFGPLGLIVRVKSVDEMVTLAKGFEGQLTATLHMDEGDLADAQKLRPILERKAGRVLVNGFPTGVEVVDSMVHGGPYPASTNFGATSVGTLSIRRFLRPVSYQNFPEELLPEDLQSGPELR; encoded by the coding sequence ATGACCTTCACCCCTCATGGCAAACATCTGATCGCTGGCGAATGGGTCGCGACCGAGCAGAGCTTCCAGTCCGAACCGGCGACCGGCCCGGCGCATTCGTTCAGCGTCGGCACGGTCGAGCTGGTGAACCGGGCCTGCGAAGCGGCCGAGGATGCGTTCTGGAGCTATGGCTATTCCTCGCGCGAAGAGCGTGCGGCCTTCCTTGACGCCATCGCCGACGAGATCGAGGCCCGCGCCGAGGCCATCACCCAGATCGGCAGCCAGGAAACCGGCCTGCCGGAAGCCCGCCTGCAAGGCGAGCGCGGCCGCACCACCGGCCAGCTGCGTCTCTTTGCCGAGCATATCCGCAAGGGCGAATATCTTGACCGCCGCTTCGACGCCGCCCTGCCGGATCGCAAGCCGGCACCGCGTCCCGAGATTCGCCTGGTCGAGCGTCCGATCGGCCCGGTCGCGGTGTTCGGCGCCTCGAACTTCCCGCTGGCCTTCTCGACCGCTGGCGGCGACACCGCCGCCGCGCTGGCCGCAGGCTGCCCGGTCGTCGTGAAGGGCCACTCGGCCCATCCCGGCACCGGCGAGATCGTCGCCGAGTCCGTCGCCGCCGCGATCGCGAAATGCGGCGTCCATCCCGGCGTCTTCAGCCTGATCCAGGGCGGCCGCCGCGATGTCGGCACCGCGCTCGTCCAGCATCCGCGCATCAAGGCCGTGGGCTTCACCGGCAGCCTTGCCGGTGGCCGCGCGCTGTTCGACCTTTGCGCGCAGCGCCCCGAGCCGATCCCCTTCTTCGGCGAGCTGGGCTCGGTCAACCCGATGTTCCTGCTGCCCGAGGCCATGTCCGCCCGGGCCGATGAGCTGGGCGCAGGCTGGGCCGGGTCGCTGACCATGGGCGCGGGCCAGTTCTGCACCAATCCGGGCATTTCCGTGGTGATCGACGGGCCGGATGCCGACCGCTACACCGCCGCCGCCAGGGCCGGGCTGGAAAAAGTCGGCCCGCAGACCATGCTGACCGACGGCATCGCGAAAGCCTATCGCGATGGCAAGGAGCGTTTTGAGACCCGCAACTCGGTCACCCCGGTCTATGCGACCGACTCGGCCGACCGCCAGGCCAACCCGAACCTCTACGAGACCACCGCCGAGGCCTATCTGCAGGACCACGCGCTGGGTGAAGAGGTCTTCGGCCCGCTCGGCCTGATCGTCCGCGTGAAATCCGTCGACGAGATGGTGACGCTGGCCAAGGGCTTCGAGGGCCAGCTGACCGCGACGCTGCACATGGACGAAGGCGACCTGGCCGATGCCCAGAAGCTGCGCCCGATCCTTGAACGCAAGGCCGGCCGCGTGCTGGTCAACGGCTTCCCGACCGGCGTCGAGGTGGTCGATTCCATGGTCCATGGCGGACCTTACCCGGCCTCGACCAATTTCGGCGCAACCTCGGTCGGAACCCTCTCCATCCGCCGCTTCCTGCGCCCCGTCAGCTACCAGAACTTCCCGGAAGAACTGCTGCCGGAAGACCTGCAATCCGGTCCGGAACTGCGATAA
- a CDS encoding DUF6476 family protein, whose amino-acid sequence MARDDRAEPGAEEALPMLRWLRILVTSLAAVMGIGVLAIVALLWLRLSEAPLPELPEQIALPENAKPAAVTFARDWVVVVTEAGEILLYDKQGELKDRVSP is encoded by the coding sequence ATGGCACGGGATGATAGGGCGGAACCGGGGGCCGAGGAAGCGCTGCCGATGCTGCGCTGGCTGCGTATCCTCGTGACCTCGCTGGCCGCGGTGATGGGGATCGGGGTGCTTGCGATCGTCGCGCTGCTCTGGCTGCGCCTATCCGAGGCGCCCTTGCCGGAACTGCCCGAACAGATCGCGCTGCCCGAGAATGCGAAACCCGCGGCCGTCACCTTTGCTCGCGACTGGGTCGTCGTGGTGACGGAAGCGGGTGAGATCCTGCTTTACGACAAGCAGGGCGAATTGAAGGATCGCGTTTCGCCTTAG
- the kduD gene encoding 2-dehydro-3-deoxy-D-gluconate 5-dehydrogenase KduD yields MSPFSLEGRKALVTGANTGLGQAIALGLAQAGAEVVCAGRRDVEETLSLISAAGGKGAGLKLDFADPMVAREIFAGQGFDILINNAGIIRRADAVEFSEADWDDVMDVNLKALFFTCQAFAKELIVQGKPGAIVNIASLLSFQGGIRVPSYTASKHGVAGLTKLMANEWASKGINVNAIAPGYIETNNTEALRNDVDRNRAILDRIPAGRWGQPEDIAGTAVYLCSKAAAYVHGAVLNVDGGWLAR; encoded by the coding sequence TTGAGCCCGTTCTCGCTGGAAGGACGCAAGGCGCTCGTGACCGGCGCCAATACCGGCCTTGGTCAGGCGATCGCTCTTGGCCTGGCCCAGGCCGGGGCCGAGGTCGTCTGCGCAGGTCGCCGGGATGTCGAGGAAACCCTGTCGCTGATTTCGGCGGCAGGGGGCAAGGGCGCCGGGCTGAAGCTGGACTTCGCCGACCCGATGGTCGCAAGGGAGATTTTCGCCGGGCAGGGCTTTGATATCCTGATCAACAATGCCGGGATCATCCGTCGTGCCGATGCCGTCGAGTTCAGCGAAGCCGATTGGGACGATGTCATGGACGTCAACCTCAAGGCGCTCTTCTTCACCTGCCAGGCATTTGCGAAGGAACTGATCGTGCAGGGGAAGCCGGGCGCGATCGTGAACATCGCCTCGCTTCTCAGCTTTCAGGGTGGCATCCGCGTGCCGTCCTACACGGCCAGCAAGCATGGCGTCGCCGGACTGACGAAGCTGATGGCCAATGAATGGGCCAGCAAGGGCATCAACGTCAACGCGATCGCTCCGGGATATATCGAGACGAACAATACCGAGGCCCTTCGCAACGATGTGGATCGCAACCGCGCGATTCTGGATCGGATTCCGGCCGGACGCTGGGGGCAGCCCGAGGATATCGCGGGAACCGCGGTCTACCTATGCTCGAAGGCAGCCGCTTATGTTCACGGAGCGGTGCTCAATGTCGATGGGGGATGGCTCGCGAGATAA
- the pgeF gene encoding peptidoglycan editing factor PgeF, with product MQTTLEILTHPLLEPVRHGFFTRRGGASSGLFAGLNCGYGSSDQGEIVSINRGRVADAMGVTIDRLATVHQVHSPDVAVLRKGDLPATFAKIRADGIVTDQPGVALAVLTADCQPILLADPDVGVIGAVHAGWRGALGGVIEATVGAMTDLGAAHIRAVIGPCISQGAYEVGEGFMEDVLAEDPGHDRFFSGGPNGRPMFDLPSFGLMRLREAGVEAEWTRHCTYSDPDRFYSYRRSTHQNEADYGRLISAISL from the coding sequence ATGCAAACGACGCTTGAGATACTGACCCATCCGCTGCTCGAACCTGTGCGGCATGGTTTTTTCACCCGCCGCGGGGGAGCTTCCTCCGGCCTCTTTGCCGGGCTGAATTGCGGCTATGGCTCCAGCGATCAGGGCGAGATCGTCTCGATCAACCGTGGGCGTGTCGCCGACGCCATGGGGGTCACGATTGACCGGCTCGCGACCGTCCACCAGGTGCATTCGCCCGACGTGGCCGTGCTGCGCAAGGGCGATCTGCCTGCGACCTTCGCCAAGATTCGCGCGGACGGGATCGTGACCGACCAGCCGGGCGTCGCCCTTGCCGTTCTGACTGCGGATTGCCAGCCGATCCTGCTGGCCGATCCGGATGTGGGCGTCATCGGTGCTGTCCACGCGGGTTGGCGGGGGGCGCTTGGCGGGGTGATCGAAGCAACGGTGGGCGCGATGACGGATCTGGGCGCGGCCCATATCCGTGCCGTCATCGGCCCCTGCATCAGCCAGGGCGCCTATGAAGTCGGCGAAGGCTTCATGGAGGACGTCTTGGCCGAGGACCCCGGCCATGACCGCTTCTTTTCGGGCGGGCCGAATGGCAGGCCGATGTTCGACCTGCCCTCATTCGGGCTGATGCGTCTGCGCGAGGCCGGGGTCGAGGCGGAATGGACGCGGCACTGCACCTATTCCGATCCCGATCGATTCTATTCCTATCGTCGCAGCACGCATCAGAACGAAGCCGATTATGGCCGCCTTATTTCGGCCATCTCGCTGTAA